CTCCTGTCTGGGTAGAAAAGCAGTAGATTATTCAGAGTTGTAAGAAATTATTTCATTATGCTGTTTTCCTCTATAACAGATATTGCTACAATGGAATCTTGCATAGatatttttactccaatttgaCTGTAAGCAATtacaatacattattttttgcCATTATACTtaatttggtcccactttatattaagtggccttaactactatgtacttacatcaaaaaataagtacaatgtacttattgggttcatattgaattgcaaaacacttttgctgctattgaggtgggatacagggaaagctttggtggtatgggtaggtttaagggtaggggtaaggtgtaagggatggatcaacagtgtaattataaatgtaattacagaaattaattacagatataattacatgcatgtgtttttaaaatataagtacaatgtaaaaacatgtatgtacacaataagtgcattgtatcgaatgattaatttaaatgtaagtacatagtagttaaggccacttaatataaagtgggacccttaATTTTTATCCCTGCAAAACAAGACCAAAAGTATGAGCATATTAGATATTACAAACCAAATTTATTTTAACATACATCTTTAAAAACTTCAATTGAATATGTAAGATTTCAGGTTCAGTAACTATGGTGTACTCACAGAAAGGTGTAGAGCAGCACAATACAGTAAAGCTAATACAGGCACACAGTGCTGTAAAAAGTCTTCCACTGACCTCATATGTACTGAACTATACAGTATATCCCTCAAATACAAATGGCAGGCCCCTCCAGACTTGTCAGTTGACCAATCATAGCACAGAACTGGCATAATCAGATACATCAGAATCAGACACAGATCACACATACTAATCCACAGAGATGCTGCAAGTAAATGCGAAGGGCGCCTTTTACTTAGCACCTGCAGAATCGCTAAAGGAAAGATGAAAAACAAGAAGAGAAACATGACAACTACAACCAACACAATCGCATGGCAATTCATAGTTATTGtacaaatttacaaaatgaaacaagTTAATTTTACTCAAATATAAGCTACTTAAAGTTCATTGTTCTTAACAGAAAATAAACTCTACTGATTATAttacactaataaaaataactagCCCAATTGCATTTTGGGGGACGGTCCCCCACCGCATTCTGGGTGGTAAAATCCGCATTTTTGgtggggttcccctggtaaaatttgcattccaggggctaaatatcatgttatttgtgGTCACttcaacccgcggcaacagtatTAAAGTAGCCAAACTAGGCAACATTGATGATCCCTTCTCCCTGCAAATCGCCGTCTAAAGCCACGcgtcctccaaaacacatgaacacacacagaccagAAACAAGACTACCAGAGACAACGTTATTGTATTACATCATGTGTCATTCACAGGTGAGGAAAGTTTACAGTACAGTGAGTAACACTACTACTAAAGAAAAATTAGGTTGTTGCTGTTTGCCTGCCATTCTCACTCTGTCTGCACAGCGTATGTGAACACGCTGATGACGAATGATGTCTACGAGAACAGGCTGCGCAGTGGtatgcaaacacacactgacTGAACACATGCTATCGTTTCATTCAGACCAAATGCAATGATTGAAcgaacattttatggtcctacaTCTTCCAcagattatatatatttataaaaatacatttagactgcttaacatagtgattgctatcaggatatgaggagactttcaaccagcCTAAAAAAAGTTTCTGTAGAGAATCATTAGTAGATTAACcttggtggacttgaacttgaaaaaatgGTGTATTGACAACTTTCCACAGTTgaaacaacataccttctgatgttcattcatgtttatttttgtgttaatAACATAATTCATTTCGAACTGGTTGTTTGGTTTAATAACCTGTCTGGGCATGTTCATACTGGCTCATTCAGTGATGCACAAAGACCATGCATTGTGCACCTGCCCATAggcacatattactaacgcgccctttaaataaaaaaaaaaatactgcaactgaaaacgactgcaAAAACGACCAGTAAAAAcctagtctaaagtcaatggcacagtcgttttcagttgcctcaaaatagcaacacatcaacaatgcacctgaacacacctcgttttcagaaaAGGCGCGCCCATGGGTGAACAGATGGGTGCGAGTGCATATGCAATTTAAACAATGTGGGcactggatgtgaaaatgataactgcgtcaggctgaaactagcaaaaaaacacttgtgtcgTGCCTGCCGTCGCATTGCGCTGGGTGTACCAATCTGATAGGCCCCCTAATCATCATTTAGTGGCCTGATTCACTGATAGCACCCAAAGTCAAATCTCTGAATATATTAACTGTTAATTTCACATTAATTATAGTATCATTATGCAGAAAAACTTTAGAGCTACTGTATCATTTAGACTTACAGACATAATTTATAACACAGGCAAGGTGAGCCAGAAGAAAATGTGATCAGGTGATGATAGCTAACTAATGATTGATGAAATACAGTAATCATCATGTAGTGGTTCAGTTCACtgattttatccagaatctAATTGATAGATTTTATGTTGGCATTGAAGGAAAGTGGACAGAGGGCCCTTTGCCCTCTGTTGAAGTTGTATCCTATGTTTTAACATATGGTTTTCTTTATGTACCAGAACCATTTCCATATAAGGAACAAGGCTCTACTAGGATTGAATGGGAGACAGGGAATGGTCCCTGCTTTTTGTATTACAAGCATAGGAGAAGGTCTTTGGGATACCAAGGAACTCCTGGGTACCTGACCGGGAGGtgaccatatttagacttgtttttctatatgtatcacATTCCTATACCATGAGCTATATGATGTATTCTCTCTCTCATTGGTTAAACCTATACTACACCCATTgtactctttctatatattctctcttCTACTAAATAAACTGAGACTATATTCTCCCTCAGCACTGAGTAATTGTTTATTCAATTGCCAATTAAGAGGACTGGGATGAGACATTTAGGAGCCGTAATCTAACACTAATCATTAGcatgagtttttatttttacattattgtgTATTGTAATCCTAGAATGCTACCACATGATACCCTTCAATGTTGTgatatttcaagtttttttaAACTCATTAGACAGTTTTGACTTATCaaatcactgacacacacagacatcaagaatcagtgtatgaatctcaacaatggtgacaatcaacaaaTAATTCAGATAAACTTTTCGtttgttgattgtcaccattgttgagattcataaaCTGATTCTTGATGCCTGTGTGTCTAAAAGATCGCAGCTCTAAACATTTTTTgcataatgattttataaaatCTTTTACAGTATTTGAGTGTCATAACATTAATGCGACAATATCACAGGGCGGATATAATTAACAATGTGAAATTAACAGATAATATATTCAGAGATTTAATCTTTGGATATTAAGAGTGAATCAGAAATTACAATTTTGTCAAGTGGCAACAACACCTCAGTTTCTCTTGGTTCACCTTGTTacaaaaaacatactttataaacacacagttataacagccagaaaaaaaactaatattaataagtCAAGAGCCCAATTAAAGAAAACAAgaatcaccataatggtgacttcaaactaaactattattttcaataagacatcaacatctaaacctctgttaattctcaataaatatttttatgcatgtatgaaagaaataaagtcaaactaGTTTTTAATAAGTGAAGCTGTTGTTTAGTAGTAAtcatcctctgctgagatctgaGATCTGTTTGTGTTTAGTGTTCTATGTTTAatgatgacacccagatttacctagccctatcacctaacgactacagccccattgactccctgtgccaatgcattgatgaaattaaaaattggatgtgtctaaacttccttcagttaaacaaagacaaaactgaaatcattgcatttggaaacaaagatgaagttctcaaagtgaacatgtaccttcactctaggggtcaaacaactaaaaatcaagtcaggaatcttggtgtgattttggagtcagacctgagtttcagtagccatgtaaagacaataactaaatcagcatattatcatctcaaaaatattgcaagaattagatgctttgtctccagtcaagacttagagaaacttgttcatgctttcattacCAGCCGGGTGGATTATTggaatgggctcctcactggtcttcccaaaaagaccataagacagctgcagctcgtacagaatgctgctgccaggattctgagcagaacccaaaaacatgaacacatcacaccagtcctcaggtccttgcactggcttccagttgcatttagaattgattttaaagtactgttacttgtttataaatcactcaatggtctaggacctcaatacattgcagatatgctcatagaatataaacctaacagatcactcagatcatcaggatcgtcatttagaaataccaagggttcactcaaagcaaggagagtctgcttttagctgttacgccagccgcagctggaaccagcttccagaagagatcaggtgtgctccaacagtagccacattcaaatccagactcaaaacatatctttttatatatgcatttgctgattgagcactgtgctatgtccgaactgtttgcactttattttatacgtattatctttttattcttttaattccttttcctgtttttatttcatttttaatgtattttatatcttttatgtatcatcttgttattctgacttttaatgtattttaaatattgctgtctggttgaaagagctgggagaattaggaagaaagtgattaggttaaaatttggtaaatttggataaggagacaaaccatggggaaatttaagctgtagtgcatggttaagatatctctggattacagtcaggacactttccaaagggggaaatttccaaaggggaaatttgaactgcgttgcatagataagatatctccggaagggggattagggctgtgtggtgcagtttgaggtgtcttggcaaaaggggagattgaaactgtgtttatcagtttgaagtgccttaacaggtagcagtcctgtcgtgtgaggaagatccattcagatccgctctgatggatagatccgtttagatccactctgatggacaacaacaacgacaacaacaacaacaaactccctgagacttcctagctcttccatccagatagcaaaattctctgtttttactgttatttctattccttatgttctatttttattattcttttttatgtaaagcactttgaattaccattgtgtatgaaatgtgctatacaaataaaattgccttgccttgggATTTAAAGTGTTTCTGTATTGTCTGATTTTTgtgaggttaccattgtgctgaagagtagtgCCTGTGCTTCAATCGAGGACGGGCCAGCAAACATTGATGTTGTGCTTTAGgttgttttgtttgaaaaacaTTAACTGTGTAGTTGCCAATGTAGTGATGCATGTGTTATTGAAACGATTAAGTGCAAAAGATTTGCATTTCACAATGAAAGTGtttgataaaaataattcatgaaaagactgtaaaataaagactTCAATGTATGtcagaacaaaagaaattcacacTAAAAGAACAATGATTTAACCTtcacattatttgttttattgttgttgttgtagtttttttttcataatgtaAATTGTGGCTTACATTACAGTAGTTTGTTAGTGGTTTCAAAATTTGTTAATGAGGTCATGATACCTGTTGTCTGGCTTTTTATAGAACCTGTGATATTATAGAAGCATACATTATTCTaaacattcacagaaaaaagaaaaaaaaaagagaaaagtgtCTAAAAGTAATAATGTGATTACAATGTTGATAAAGACGTTTATTTTGGAGATGGGAATATGATTCTCTGTTTAAGAAGCCTTTTCACAGACACCATGAACTCCTCCGTCATGAATGTGTAGATTATAGGGTTAAGCATTGGAGGAAGCGCAGAGGTCAGAGAGAGATTGATGATCCTTGTGTTAGTGTTAATAATGGACGAAAGTGCATATGTAAAAGTGATGGGTACATAATATATGGCAACTAATATTAAATGAGCAGTACATGTCTTTGTGGCTCTTTGACGGTCTTGTGGGGTTGTGATTCTGAACAATGTTACAGCTATGCATGTATAtgaaaagataataaaaaatgcaggAAACCCGAGAATCATTATTGGATACAATCTGCCTATCACATAACTTGGAAAATTATTGCTACAGGCAGAACGATATATAGGCCCATGATCACAGTAGAAACTGTTTATGATGACAATAACTCTGCAAAAAGAAAGTCTACTAATGAAAATTGTAGCAGTAATTATCACAAACAGTGCCACTGCCCATGTGACTGCAACTATAACAAGCATTGATCTATGG
This genomic stretch from Megalobrama amblycephala isolate DHTTF-2021 linkage group LG2, ASM1881202v1, whole genome shotgun sequence harbors:
- the LOC125262909 gene encoding olfactory receptor 1082-like codes for the protein MNEDFAENRNISIPSYFYISGFSGIPHVRYYYIFLFFVYIITVLGNSCLMFVIIIDRNLHTPKYIAVFNLSLSDVCESTAVIPQLLDTFFFGNQLIPYGLCLYNMFSVFLFLSAQSLTLAVLSFDRFIAICLPLRYHMIMTHRSMLVIVAVTWAVALFVIITATIFISRLSFCRVIVIINSFYCDHGPIYRSACSNNFPSYVIGRLYPIMILGFPAFFIIFSYTCIAVTLFRITTPQDRQRATKTCTAHLILVAIYYVPITFTYALSSIINTNTRIINLSLTSALPPMLNPIIYTFMTEEFMVSVKRLLKQRIIFPSPK